Below is a window of Paenibacillus thermoaerophilus DNA.
TTTTATTTTCAATCTCGTTCCGGCGGATGTTCTCGAATCGAATCTCGTTGAGGACGTGAATGCGGTCAATGACCCAGCGGATGGCCGGCTTCCAATGGATGGCCTCCAGGATGCCGCGAGCCGAAGAGGGGGTCATCGCATCGTAGCTGACACGTTCGACTTTCATCTCGGGCCGGGTAAAACATGCGTTGTCTCCCCAGACGTGGAGCTTGATTCCGTAGGCCATGGCGCCTCCTCCAGTTGACTAGAATATATAGATTTCTTGTAAGTGGTTCTCCTGAGTAAAAGGCTTTACGCCGATCTCACGGTCGTACCAGCGTTCGGGGGACGATAGCGCAAACACATTTTCACGCACTTCTAGGATCTCCCCGGCATGGCGGAAGGCGGCAAATTCTTGCGGGTACAACTGGACAACGTAAGGTTGGAGTTTTCTCAGGATCGTCCCGATTCGATCGGCATGGCGCAGCGCTTCCAGGGCTTCTCGGGCCGCTTCGTCGTATTCGACGATAACGGGTTTGGCTGCCGTCTCGATTAACTGGAACCGTTGGGCGACCGTTTCAAATGGAAAAGCAAATTCCCGAACCTGTTCGTTCAGCAGCCCCAGAATGTTGTGCTTGTCCGTCTTGTCTTGGGCGAGGGTCTGATAGAAATATAATTCCTTGAAGTAGTCCCCAATCGCCGCGAGAGAAAGAGGGTCTTCCGGGTAACGCCGTAGGATGGTTTGAGCAGCTCCTGCCGTTATACCGAACCAGCCTTGTCTCGGGGTCTCGTCCGTTTCGAAAACAAATACCGTACAGACCGGGCGATTGCCATTCCGGTTGCATCGTCCGGCGGCTTGGGCGATGGAGTCCAGCCCCGCCAGCTCCCGGTAAACGATGGGGAAGTCCACATCGACTCCGCATTCGATAAGCTGTGTGCTGATTAAGACACAAGGCAGATCGCGTTCCAGACGCCCGCGGATCTCCTTCAGTTTCGCTTCCCGGTGTCTGGGGCACATCCGGGCGCTGAGGTGGAACAAGGCTTCCGGCGCAACCAGCAAGCGCATTTTTTCGAACAGTTCTCTGGCTGCCTTGCGGGTATTCACGATACATAAAGCTTGAGGGTCGCCGGACATGAGCTCGGCGATCCGGTCGTAATTCGTCAATCCCATGGATTCAAGCCGAACTCTTTTGAATTGCTCGAAGCGTTTGGGCACGTCCGCGACTATTTCCTCAATCTTAACGGGCTTCGGGAATAAGGCTTGCAGATTCGGCTGAGTAGCGGTACTGAACACGATCGTAGCGCCGTAGTTTCTGGACAATTCCTCCAGCGCATAGAGGCTGGGCTTCAACAATTCCCCGTTCATCATTTGCGCTTCATCGAGAATAATGACGCTATTTGCCAGATTATGCAGCTTCCTGCAACGGGAACGTTTATTGGCGAACAAGGATTCGAAAAACTGCACATTGGTCGTGACAATGATCGGATAATCCCAGTTTTCTTCCGCGAGCATCCGCTTTTTTTTCCATTTATACAACTCGTCTGCCTCTTCCAGATCTTCTTCGATCTCGTGCTGGACATTGGAGTGATGCTCCAGCACGGTATCCGCTCCGACGGCCTCTCGAAACACTCGCGCATTCTGTTCGATGATGCTGGTGTAGGGAATCACGTACACGATTCGGCGCAAGTTGTGGCGAACAGCGTGGCGCAAGGCGAATCCGAGTGAAATCAGCGTCTTCCCGCTTCCTGTCGGCAAGGTTAGGGTGAACAGGCCAGGAGCAGCATCCGCTTTCGACAGACATTCCGTCAAGAGTTCGGATCGGATGATGTTAATGAAACCTTCGGGATTGGCGAAGCGATTCTCCATGTAATGCCGGTAACGATCAAACAGGTCGACGAGCAAGGGGGTGTTCCCGCGCAGTTCCGCCCGCGATCGGTCGGCATACAGCTCCGTATCGATGGAGTCAGCGTCGATCAGGCAGGAGAACAGCATTCGCGTAAACAAAGAGAGCTGCAATCCGGGATCGACTCCGGGTTTGATAGGCAATGGCAAAGGGTAGAGAGGGCCGATCTTCAGATGTTCCTCCAAGGCTTCCTTGAAAGGTTCGACGCTTTTCAAGAGGCGGCGGGACAGCGTTCGCTCATCCGACGCATCCGAGCCGAAATCAGCCAATCCCGCGTGATGTCCGGCAATGATGTAAGCTAGGATTCGCGCGATTTTCGCTTGATTCCAAGCTTTATCAATATATTGGGCGCCGGCCGTCGCATGATCGACCGGTTCCGGGGAGCCGTTCAATCGGCGTTGGAAAGCCTTCGAGAATTTCCCGGCATCGTGCAGCAATCCCGCAATCGCTCCCCATTTGCCCGCGCCGAAGACAGAAGCGAACTCGGAGGTTTTCGCGCTGACGTTCTGCAAATGGTCGGTTAATTTTTGCCAACCGCTCTTATCGGAGGAATCGGTACGATGCGCGTAATACAATCGTCAATCCGCTCCTTTTTGATGACAACCGTCGAATTTAAGGGAGAAAGGTTGGGGTAAG
It encodes the following:
- the cas3 gene encoding CRISPR-associated helicase Cas3', which produces MYYAHRTDSSDKSGWQKLTDHLQNVSAKTSEFASVFGAGKWGAIAGLLHDAGKFSKAFQRRLNGSPEPVDHATAGAQYIDKAWNQAKIARILAYIIAGHHAGLADFGSDASDERTLSRRLLKSVEPFKEALEEHLKIGPLYPLPLPIKPGVDPGLQLSLFTRMLFSCLIDADSIDTELYADRSRAELRGNTPLLVDLFDRYRHYMENRFANPEGFINIIRSELLTECLSKADAAPGLFTLTLPTGSGKTLISLGFALRHAVRHNLRRIVYVIPYTSIIEQNARVFREAVGADTVLEHHSNVQHEIEEDLEEADELYKWKKKRMLAEENWDYPIIVTTNVQFFESLFANKRSRCRKLHNLANSVIILDEAQMMNGELLKPSLYALEELSRNYGATIVFSTATQPNLQALFPKPVKIEEIVADVPKRFEQFKRVRLESMGLTNYDRIAELMSGDPQALCIVNTRKAARELFEKMRLLVAPEALFHLSARMCPRHREAKLKEIRGRLERDLPCVLISTQLIECGVDVDFPIVYRELAGLDSIAQAAGRCNRNGNRPVCTVFVFETDETPRQGWFGITAGAAQTILRRYPEDPLSLAAIGDYFKELYFYQTLAQDKTDKHNILGLLNEQVREFAFPFETVAQRFQLIETAAKPVIVEYDEAAREALEALRHADRIGTILRKLQPYVVQLYPQEFAAFRHAGEILEVRENVFALSSPERWYDREIGVKPFTQENHLQEIYIF